A region from the Pempheris klunzingeri isolate RE-2024b chromosome 17, fPemKlu1.hap1, whole genome shotgun sequence genome encodes:
- the kcnh4a gene encoding potassium voltage-gated channel subfamily H member 4a has product MPVMKGLLAPQNTFLDTIANHFDGTHSNFLLGSAQGRYGYPIVYCSDGFCELTGFVRTEVMQKTCTCSFLHGVETSESVIQQVDKALEGQQEYQGEVCFYRKNGNLFWCLLDIVPIKNEKGEVVLFLLSFKDVSESHGKSHHYSRGDGMSEAAHQSRKSNRLHFSQARESGRTILHHLTDLFTKRGKKKLTNSVFQKPSLPEYKVAAVKKSRFILLHYSVSKALWDWLILLATFYVAVAVPYDICFVSHEGSDPHTPVSRSTMASDIAVEMLFILDIILNFRTTYVSQSGQVVYDTRSIYLHYCTTWFFVDLIAALPFDLLYAFNITVTSLVHLLKTVRLLRLLRLLQKLDRYSQYSAVVLTLLMSVFALLAHWMACVWYVIGRKEIESSDPVTWDIGWLQELGKRLETPYINSTMGGPSMPSAYIASLYFTLSSLTSVGFGNVCANTDAEKIFSICIMLMGALMHAVVFGNVTAIIQRMYSRRSLYHTRMKDLKDFIRVHRLPQQLKQRMLEYFQATWSVNNGINANELLHDFPDELRADIAMHLNKDILQLPVFERASRGCLRSLSLHIKTSFCAPGEYLIRHGDALQANYFVCSGSLEVLKDGMVLAILGKGDLIGADLPGHDQVIKTNADVKALTYCDLQYISVKALREVLGLYPEYGSRFSSDIHHNLTYNLREGSEFDGVSKCPWSSRLSQHQASMGHKLPYIVEADDADHGDDMRPSQQRRVPLLHGRSSPVRQPCLSTLLGEELRHINALHLCRSPLQGDRGRSPSPQPFVNDELSPSPLPTLTSDPGLSHRPSKLLMPSLPCASPLDLSPRVVDGIEDNSHAFQFNVEQTETQTNVTDQFQMSANLLLETEEVRQNISVLNKEVSSLKQEVSNLAKELHDMMHLLQSHMAMLHTSRFSSYSYGIQMAPSPSTTSSSNWQPSVPLSIATGLHLHHEAISHPARNVWGCGGMSSQGRSPSLLHSSSPMSSCLHLCCSDRDGATAHRLQSQCGPCQTSRTTPNSPYMSRPHAQGGPSLLGISPAYSSFPVICQAPHVAYNASVPTMSNSHPLCSPVNSSYSYPPLSVQTNSDPTHNQTNAQTPIHSSVTPTGQPQYHTTFSSLTPSGVHPVICTGYNQGSVGGPRQIDPVGSSPVHHAQDLSCSLLLQVTDRDCRASVRQERTDSGELQGTSGSTPAAEVQPLFLDMEDMKTNTDH; this is encoded by the exons ATGCCTGTGATGAAGGGCCTCCTCGCTCCACAAAACACCTTCCTGGACACCATTGCGAACCACTTCGATGGCACTC ACAGTAACTTCCTGCTAGGAAGTGCTCAGGGTCGTTATGGTTACCCCATCGTTTACTGCTCTGACGGCTTCTGTGAGCTGACCGGCTTCGTTCGGACTGAGGTGATGCAGAAAACCTGTACCTGCAGCTTCCTCCATGGAGTTGAGACCAGTGAGAGTGTCATCCAGCAGGTAGACAAAGCTCTGGAGGGCCAGCAGGAGTACCAGGGAGAAGTCTGCTTCTACAGGAAAAACG GAAATCTATTTTGGTGCCTCCTGGATATTGTGCCAATTAAAAACGAGAAAGGTGAGGTGGTGCTGTTCCTGTTATCCTTCAAAGATGTCAGTGAATCGCACGGGAAAAGCCATCACTACAGCCGCGGAGATG GTATGTCAGAAGCTGCTCACCAGAGCAGGAAAAGTAATCGATTGCACTTTTCCCAAGCTCGAGAGAGCGGGAGGACGATTCTGCACCACCTGACCGACCTGTTCACTAAGAGGGGCAAGAAGAAGCTGACCAAT AGTGTGTTTCAGAAACCGTCTCTACCTGAGTACAAGGTGGCAGCTGTGAAGAAGTCACGTTTCATCCTGCTACACTACAGCGTCTCCAAAGCCCTGTGGGACTGGTTAATCCTCCTGGCAACCTTCTACGTTGCCGTCGCCGTGCCTTATGACATCTGCTTCGTCAGCCACGAGGGCAGTGACCcccacacacctgtcagtcGCAGCACTATGGCCAGTGACATAGCAGTGGAGATGCTCTTCATCCTCG ATATCATCCTGAATTTCCGGACCACCTATGTGAGTCAGTCAGGTCAGGTAGTGTACGACACCCGATCCATTTACCTCCATTACTGCACCACTTGGTTCTTTGTGGATCTGATCGCGGCTTTGCCCTTTGACCTTCTCTACGCTTTCAACATCACAGTG ACATCACTGGTGCACCTGTTGAAGACGGTTCGTCTGCTCCGTCTGCTGCGCCTGTTGCAGAAACTGGATCGCTACTCGCAGTACAGTGCTGTGGTCCTGACCCtgctcatgtctgtgtttgctctgctgGCTCACTGGATGGCTTGTGTCTGGTACGTCATCGGGCGCAAGGAGATAGAAAGCAGTGACCCCGTTACCTGGGACATAG GCTGGCTTCAGGAGTTGGGGAAGCGCCTGGAGACTCCGTACATCAACAGCACCATGGGGGGGCCATCCATGCCGAGCGCCTACATCGCCTCGCTCTACTTCACCCTCAGCAGCCTCACCAGTGTCGGCTTTGGCAACGTGTGTGCCAACACAGACGCCGAGAAAATCTTCTCCATCTGCATCATGCTCATGGGTG CCCTGATGCACGCTGTGGTCTTTGGCAACGTAACCGCCATCATCCAGCGCATGTACTCACGGCGCTCTCTCTACCACACCCGGATGAAGGATCTCAAGGACTTCATCCGTGTGCATCGGCTGCCccaacagctgaagcagaggATGCTGGAGTACTTTCAGGCCACCTGGTCGGTCAACAATGGCATCAATGCCAATGAG CTGTTGCATGACTTCCCAGATGAACTGCGAGCTGACATTGCCATGCATCTGAACAAAGACATCCTGCAGCTGCCTGTATTTGAGCGAGCTAGCAGAGGGTGTCTGCGCTCCCTCTCCCTGCACATCAAGACCTCCTTCTGCGCACCAGGGGAGTACCTTATACGCCACGGAGATGCCCTACAAGCCAACTACTTCGTCTGCTCGGGTTCCCTGGAGGTTCTGAAAGACGGCATGGTCCTGGCCATCTTGG GAAAAGGCGACCTTATTGGGGCAGACCTCCCGGGACACGACCAGGTGATCAAGACCAATGCAGACGTGAAGGCGCTGACTTACTGTGACTTGCAGTACATCAGTGTGAAGGCTTTGAGGGAGGTCCTTGGGCTGTACCCAGAGTACGGCAGCCGGTTCAGCTCTGACATCCACCACAACCTCACCTACAACTTGAGAGAAGGCAGCGAGTTTGAC GGAGTATCAAAGTGTCCGTGGTCTTCCAGGCTGTCTCAG CATCAGGCTTCGATGGGCCATAAGCTGCCCTATATTGTTGAAGCAGATGATGCGGACCACGGAGACGACATGAGACCCTCTCAGCAGAGGAGGGTGCCTCTGTTACATGGAAGAAGCAGCCCTGTTCGTCAGCCCTGTCTCAGCACCCTGTTAGGAGAGGAGCTCCGCCACATCAACGCCCTCCACCTCTGCCGGTCACCCCTTCAGGGCGACAGAGGCCGCAGCCCCTCTCCTCAGCCATTTGTCAATGATGAGCTCTCTCCGTCTCCTTTGCCCACCCTTACCAGCGACCCAGGCTTGAGCCACAGGCCTTCCAAGCTCCTCATGCCATCCTTGCCTTGTGCTAGTCCACTGGACCTCAGCCCGAG GGTCGTGGATGGAATTGAGGACAATAGTCACGCTTTTCAATTTAACGTGGAGCAGACTGAGACGCAGACTAATGTCACAG aCCAGTTCCAGATGAGTGCTAACCTGCTTctggagacagaggaagtgagACAGAACATCAGTGTACTGAACAAAGAG GTGAGCAGCTTGAAACAGGAAGTATCCAACCTAGCCAAGGAGCTCCACGACATGATGCATCTCCTGCAGTCTCACATGGCCATGCTCCACACCTCCCGATTCTCCTCATATTCCTATGGCATACAGATGGCTCCCAGTCCGAGTACGACTTCTTCCAGCAACTGGCAGCCCAGTGTCCCTCTGAGCATTGCCACTGGGCTGCACCTCCATCATGAAGCAATCAGCCATCCTGCTAGAAACGTATGGGGCTGCGGTGGGATGTCCTCCCAGGGCAGAAGTCCCTCTCTGTTGCACTCTTCAAGCCCCATGTCGTCCTGCTTACAcctgtgctgctctgacagaGACGGGGCCACAGCCCACAGGCTACAGAGCCAGTGTGGCCCCTGCCAAACCTCTAGAACAACTCCAAACTCTCCATACATGAGCCGCCCGCATGCACAGGGAGGTCCGTCCCTCCTGGGCATCAGTCCTGCCTACAGTAGCTTCCCAGTGATTTGTCAGGCCCCACATGTGGCCTACAATGCTTCTGTTCCCACAATGAGTAACTCCCACCCTCTATGTTCCCCAGTCAATTCTAGCTACTCCTACCCACCTCTGAGTGTTCAGACCAACTCTGACCCCACACATAATCAGACCAACGCCCAGACACCCATCCATTCCTCCGTCACCCCCACTGGCCAGCCGCAGTATCACACCACCTTCAGCTCCCTCACCCCCTCAGGAGTCCACCCTGTAATATGCACAGGGTACAACCAGGGCTCCGTCGGCGGCCCGAGGCAAATCGACCCAGTGGGATCGAGTCCCGTCCACCACGCACAGGACCTTTCgtgttctctgctgctgcaggtgacagacagagactgtAGAGCCTCAGTGCGtcaggagaggacagacagtgGTGAGCTCCAGGGTACGAGTGGCAGCACCCCAGCTGCTGAAGTTCAGCCACTTTTCTTGGACATGGAGGACATGAAAACCAAcactgaccactga
- the hcrt gene encoding hypocretin neuropeptide precursor encodes MTSIAVDITKQYKRTSDHTSQKLTWSPADLQKAAGMDTSNKKVLVLGLMLLLSQLACDAHSMSECCSQPSRSCRLYVLLCRPGSKYLGGPLTGDAAAGILTLGKRTEDGDRLQSRLHQLLHGSRNQAAGILTMGKRTEESAGEQYMDWMAQAGTITTPLPVLS; translated from the exons ATGACGTCCATCGCCGTGGACATCACCAAACAATATAAGAGGACCTCAGATCACACAAGCCAGAAGTTGACGTGGTCCCCTGCCGACCTCCAGAAAGCTGCTGGGATGGACACGTCCAACAAG AAAGTCCTGGTCCTGGgtttgatgctgctgctgtctcagcTGGCCTGTGATGCTCACAGCATGTCCGAGTGCTGCAGCCAACCGTCTCGCTCCTGCCGCCTCTACGTGTTGCTGTGTCGCCCCGGCAGCAAGTACTTGGGGGGACCGCTCACAGGGGATGCCGCCGCTGGCATCCTCACTCTGGGTAAACGGACAGAAGATGGGGATCGTTTGCAGAGCAGactccaccagctcctccatGGCTCCAGGAACCAGGCGGCAGGGATCCTGACCATGGggaagaggactgaggagagCGCCGGAGAGCAGTACATGGACTGGATGGCTCAGGCAGGAACTATCACAACACCCCTACCTGTTTTAAGCTAA